In one window of Agromyces badenianii DNA:
- a CDS encoding MFS transporter has protein sequence MAERAARGGNRTVANPTARRVQSVYFTLLIGNTLAASFIWGVNTLFLLDAGLTNFEAFAANAFFSVGMVIFEVPTGVVADTLGRRVSYLLGTVTLAATTVLYYLLWVAHSPFWMWAIVSVLLGLGFTFFSGAVEAWLVDALTATGYTGQLERVFGRGLALSGAAMFIGSIAGGVVAQATNLGVPFLIRAGILVVMFVVAALVMHDLGFTPEDRAHPLRATKEVFSASVKYGLGRRPVRYVMFASFFTTGVGFYVFYALQPYLVELWGDTGAYSIAGLAAAILSGAQVIGGLLAPWVRRLFHKRTTTIIASLVVSSLVLVALGVNQNFWLALVLLTVWGLVDAAAGPVQQAYLNDMIPSQQRATVLSFDSLLGSTGGAVIQPVLGRSADVLGYPGSLLVSGGIQALAVPFLWLSRKQGSPADVATGVSPETPDDVTESGSPV, from the coding sequence ATGGCCGAACGCGCGGCGCGCGGTGGGAATCGGACGGTAGCGAACCCGACGGCACGACGGGTGCAGTCGGTGTACTTCACGCTGCTCATCGGCAACACCCTCGCGGCGTCGTTCATCTGGGGCGTCAACACCCTGTTCCTGCTCGATGCCGGGCTGACGAACTTCGAGGCGTTCGCCGCGAACGCCTTCTTCTCGGTGGGCATGGTGATCTTCGAGGTGCCGACCGGCGTCGTCGCCGACACGCTGGGCCGCCGCGTCTCGTACCTGCTCGGCACCGTCACGCTCGCCGCGACGACGGTGCTGTACTACCTGCTGTGGGTCGCCCACTCGCCGTTCTGGATGTGGGCGATCGTCTCCGTGCTGCTGGGGCTCGGGTTCACGTTCTTCTCCGGCGCCGTCGAGGCCTGGCTCGTCGATGCGCTGACGGCGACGGGGTACACGGGCCAGCTCGAGCGCGTCTTCGGGCGAGGGCTGGCCCTCTCGGGCGCGGCGATGTTCATCGGCTCGATCGCCGGCGGCGTGGTCGCCCAGGCGACGAATCTCGGTGTGCCGTTCCTGATCCGCGCCGGCATCCTCGTCGTCATGTTCGTCGTCGCCGCGCTCGTGATGCACGACCTCGGCTTCACGCCGGAAGACCGCGCGCATCCGCTCCGCGCCACGAAGGAGGTGTTCAGCGCCTCGGTGAAATACGGCCTCGGGCGGCGACCGGTGCGGTACGTCATGTTCGCGTCGTTCTTCACGACGGGCGTCGGCTTCTACGTCTTCTACGCGTTGCAGCCCTACCTGGTCGAGCTCTGGGGCGACACGGGCGCCTACTCGATCGCCGGTCTCGCCGCGGCGATCCTCTCGGGGGCGCAGGTGATCGGCGGCCTGCTCGCGCCGTGGGTGCGCCGATTGTTCCACAAGCGCACCACGACCATCATCGCGAGCCTCGTCGTCTCGAGTCTCGTGCTCGTCGCGCTCGGGGTGAACCAGAACTTCTGGCTCGCGCTCGTGCTGCTCACCGTGTGGGGACTCGTCGATGCGGCGGCCGGACCGGTGCAGCAGGCGTACCTCAACGACATGATCCCGTCGCAGCAGCGCGCGACCGTGCTCTCGTTCGACTCGCTGCTCGGCAGCACGGGCGGGGCCGTCATCCAGCCGGTGCTCGGTCGTTCCGCCGATGTCCTGGGCTATCCGGGGTCGCTGCTCGTCAGCGGCGGCATCCAGGCGCTCGCCGTGCCGTTCCTGTGGCTGAGTCGCAAGCAGGGCTCGCCGGCGGACGTCGCGACCGGCGTGTCGCCCGAGACGCCCGACGACGTGACGGAATCCGGGTCGCCGGTCTGA
- a CDS encoding SDR family NAD(P)-dependent oxidoreductase, which yields MPDLAAAGDLAGRTVLIAGATSTSGRAVARALLDAGARVIVVGSDQGRIEALEAELPGVVGERADLTDGDDVLELAMRVHAQVGGVDGVVHLVGGWRGGGGIPGQTEEDYRVLERSFTALRYVSRAFWNDLVGAPAGRIAIVSSTSVERPTAGGANYTAVKAASESWMRSLAQGFSTAGDTAAAVTFRVQSLAGLEDRLADSVVGLWGEDAAELNGRVMELAP from the coding sequence ATGCCTGACCTCGCCGCAGCGGGCGACCTCGCCGGCCGGACGGTGCTCATCGCGGGAGCGACGAGCACCTCCGGCCGTGCGGTCGCGCGTGCCCTGCTCGACGCGGGAGCCCGCGTGATCGTCGTCGGCAGCGACCAGGGCCGCATCGAGGCCCTCGAGGCCGAGCTGCCCGGAGTCGTCGGCGAACGCGCCGACCTCACCGACGGCGACGACGTGCTCGAACTCGCGATGCGCGTGCACGCACAGGTCGGCGGGGTCGACGGGGTCGTGCACCTCGTCGGCGGCTGGCGGGGCGGCGGCGGCATCCCGGGCCAGACCGAAGAGGACTACCGCGTGCTCGAGCGGTCGTTCACCGCACTGCGGTACGTCAGCCGGGCGTTCTGGAACGACCTCGTCGGCGCACCGGCCGGGCGCATCGCGATCGTCTCGTCGACGAGCGTCGAACGGCCCACCGCCGGCGGCGCCAACTACACCGCGGTCAAGGCCGCGAGCGAGTCGTGGATGCGCTCGCTCGCGCAGGGCTTCAGCACGGCGGGCGACACCGCCGCAGCGGTCACGTTCCGCGTGCAGTCGCTCGCGGGCCTCGAAGACCGGTTGGCCGATTCCGTCGTCGGGCTCTGGGGCGAGGATGCCGCGGAGCTGAACGGTCGCGTGATGGAGCTCGCTCCCTGA
- a CDS encoding phage holin family protein, protein MVRFLIRAAIFLGTAALGLLIAWLVLPGFDIDWTGFLVAMLIFAIAQSLLSPLISKLAQRHAPAILGGVGLVSTFIALLLAHWIGNGLQIDGLLTWVLATLIVWLVTALGTWLLPLIFLKRRAGERREARR, encoded by the coding sequence ATGGTGCGCTTCCTGATCCGCGCGGCGATCTTCCTCGGCACCGCCGCCCTCGGACTCCTCATCGCCTGGCTCGTGCTCCCGGGCTTCGACATCGACTGGACGGGCTTCCTCGTCGCGATGCTGATCTTCGCGATCGCGCAATCGCTGCTGAGTCCGCTGATCTCGAAGCTCGCGCAGCGTCACGCGCCGGCGATCCTCGGCGGCGTCGGACTCGTGTCGACGTTCATCGCCCTGCTGCTCGCGCACTGGATCGGCAACGGCCTGCAGATCGACGGCCTGCTCACCTGGGTGCTCGCGACCCTCATCGTCTGGCTCGTCACGGCCCTCGGCACCTGGCTGCTCCCGCTCATCTTCCTGAAGCGTCGAGCCGGCGAGCGGCGCGAAGCGCGCCGCTGA